The following coding sequences are from one Neurospora crassa OR74A linkage group I, whole genome shotgun sequence window:
- a CDS encoding ribosome biogenesis protein Rsa4, translating to MATVLPPPSKRQKREEIERTTTQLDVAPILAPELGSFKANFVDSDGNQMTDVIEINFADATEKNISVLLNTLLERDREEFTPYRFRIHIPGKDIIVDQYPSDLLGLLKQHGVENPFETTITLSAEPQAVFRVQAVSRLAHRIPGHGQPILAAQFSPISSGRLATGSGDNTARIWDTNTGTPKHTLKGHTGWVLGVSWRPDGEQLATCSMDGTVRIWDPEAGKPVGQPFKGHAKWVLMTAWQPYHLWRDGTPRIASASKDGTCRIWVVNTGRTEHVLSGHRSSVACVRWGGTDLIYTGSHDKVVRVFDAVKGTLVHSLTSHAHWINHIGLSSDHALRTAYFDHTKDVPSTEEGRREKAKERFERAAKINGKVAERIVSASDDFTMYLWDPTNNGTKPVARLLGHQNKVNQVQFSPDGTLIASVGWDNSVKLWNARDGKFLKSLRGHVAPVYQCSWSADSRLLITASKDTTLKAWNVRTGTLAMDLPGHEDEVYAVDWSPDGKMVGSGGKDKAVRTWRN from the exons ATGGCGACAGTACTACCACCCCCGTCGAAGCGCcaaaagagagaggagatTGAGCGCACCACAACACAGCTCGATGTCGCCCCGATACTGGCGCCTGAGCTCGGCTCCTTCAAGGCCAACTTCGTCGACAGCGATGGCAACCAGATGACCGATGTCATCGAAATCAACTTTGCCGATGCCACCGAAAAGAACATCTCCGTCTTGCTCAACACCCTGCTCGAGAGGGACCGCGAAGAGTTCACCCCATACCGATTCCGCATCCATATTCCCGGCAAGGATATCATTGTCGACCAGTACCCTTCCgacctcctcggccttctcaAGCAGCATGGTGTCGAGAACCCCTTCGA AACCACAATTACTCTTAGTGCCGAGCCCCAGGCTGTTTTCAGGGTACAAGCAGTTTCGCGCCTTGCCCATCGCATTCCCGGTCACGGCCAACCCATCCTCGCAGCCCAGTTCTCGCCTATTTCATCCGGACGCCTTGCTACCGGCAGCGGCGACAACACAGCTCGTATTTGGGATACAAATACAGGTACCCCGAAGCACACATTGAAAGGGCACACCGGCTGGGTCCTCGGCGTCAGCTGGAGACCCGATGGAGAGCAACTAGCGACCTGCAGCATGGATGGCACAGTGAGGATATGGGATCCCGAGGCCGGCAAGCCCGTTGGTCAGCCTTTCAAGGGCCACGCCAAATGGGTGTTGATGACGGCGTGGCAGCCGTACCACTTGTGGAGAGACGGCACCCCTAGGATTGCCAGTGCTAGCAAGGATGGTACCTGTAGGATTTGGGTTGTCAACACAGGCCGTACCGAGCACGTCCTGAGCGGTCACAGGAGCTCCGTCGCCTGCGTGCGATGGGGTGGAACCGACCTCATCTACACGGGTTCGCACGATAAGGTTGTCCGGGTATTCGACGCCGTCAAGGGCACCTTGGTACACAGCTTGACATCTCACGCCCACTGGATCAACCATATTGGTTTGTCCAGCGACCACGCCCTGAGGACCGCCTACTTTGACCACACCAAGGACGTCCCTTCCACCGAGGAGGGCAGGagggagaaggccaaggagcgTTTCGAGAGAGCGGCCAAGATCAATGGCAAGGTTGCTGAGCGCATCGTATCTGCCAGTGACGACTTTACCATGTACCTGTGGGACCCCACCAACAACGGTACCAAGCCCGTTGCTAGACTTTTGGGACACCAGAACAAGGTGAACCAGGTCCAATTCTCTCCCGATGGCACTTTGATCGCCTCGGTTGGTTGGGATAACAGCGTGAAGCTCTGGAATGCCAGGGATGGCAAGTTCCTCAAGAGCTTGAGGGGTCATGTTGCACCC GTCTACCAATGCTCCTGGTCCGCCGATAGCAGGCTTCTGATTACGGCTAGCAAAGATACTACCCTCAAGGCATGGAATGTGCGCACTGGCACTCTCGCCATGGACCTTCCCGGACACGAAGACGAG GTATACGCTGTGGACTGGTCGCCGGATGGCAAGATGGTAGGATCAGGCGGAAAGGATAAGGCCGTGAGGACATGGAGAAACTAA
- a CDS encoding trehalose phosphate synthase, which produces MTVFIASLFLPKTVHFNLPGARPRGASASQKPASKAKKLAPNTPPSLFQPAPSHITPPHTPTEDRKHHDPWANEDGLKVQIPQMPFSPDGSYRAPIDRSSPTWGGRPDQPMSRANSPPPPSLINSSRALNQKAREMGRQGITQPRSLVRSESHDRVFAHADWKIVSADQGNGGLRNAAEAAARDGKLGEYTWIGTLGMPTDALRGTQQLQDIDDRLATEHDMLAVFCSDKDFDGHYSHFCKQILWPVFHYQIPDNPKSKAYEDHSWKYYVNVNQAFADKIVKNWKKGDTVWIHDYHLLLVPGMIRKKIPEAKIGFFLHVAFPSSEVFRCLAVRKELLEGMLGANLIGFQIREYARHFLQTCSRILSVEATPDGLQLEDRFVDVINLPIGIDPVSLSRHRGESEVKRWLDIMRERYAGKKLIVARDKLDHVRGVRQKLLSYEMFLNMNPEWRDKVVLIQVALSTSEKSELDATVSDIVTRVNSSWANLAYQPVVYLKQDIDYAQYLALLSIADALMITSQREGMNLTSHEYLFCQDGKFSEKKHGSLILSEFTGTSSLFNGNELSVNPWDYRACADAIKKALEMEGEEKERRWKNLYEAVNVHTGSHWFSEFMLRLDKVYEEQHSRDQTAVPRLSMTTLLQQYERTNRRLFIIDFEGTLVSWGPVNQIIPVSPQRTLDVLNDLLLDERNTIYVMSGRRPEELDRIFRRVTNLGLIAESGCYLKDCGSNTWTEMADANKIRSWKSSLRDIMTYYLERTPGAAIEERRCSLVFHYKSADDYETAATQASDLASHINDACEDQRVHAIPMDGCVLVEPIDWTKSTAAQTIFDDLQQRMGPDEKHKSPVDFLMVVGDGRDDEKVFKWANQLGTDGTVQEVVTVSLGNRNTEAKATVTQGVSGVLAALQKLSQVVVPAEHQRRRSSITIPSLVNM; this is translated from the exons ATGACTGTGTTTATTGCCTCGCT CTTTCTTCCCAAGACCGTTCATTTCAACCTGCCTGGTGCCCGGCCAAGAGGGGCTTCAGCCTCCCAGAAGCCGGCCAGCAAGGCCAAAAAGCTCGCCCCCAACACTCCTCCTAGCCTCTTCCAGCCTGCGCCTAGTCACATCACTCCTCCGCACACACCGACGGAAGACCGCAAGCATCATGACCCTTGGGCAAACGAGGATGGGTTGAAGGTGCAAATTCCCCAAATGCCCTTCTCTCCCGATGGTAGCTACCGTGCTCCAATCGATCGAAGCTCTCCGACATGGGGCGGCCGGCCGGACCAGCCGATGTCCCGTGCGAACTCTCCCCCGCCTCCTTCCCTGATCAACAGCAGCCGTGCTCTGAACCAGAAGGCGAGAGAAATGGGTCGCCAAGGCATCACGCAGCCACGGAGCCTCGTGAGAAGTGAAAGCCATGATCGAGTGTTCGCACACGCCGACTGGAAGATCGTTAGCGCCGATCAGGGTAACGGTGGCTTGCGCAACGCCGCCGAGGCAGCTGCCAGGGACGGCAAGCTTGGAGAGTACACATGGATTGGCACCTTGGGCATGCCCACGGACGCCCTCCGGGGTACCCAGCAGCTCCAGGACATCGATGACAGACTTGCCACTGAGCACGACATGCTGGCTGTTTTCTGTTCGGACAAAGACTTCGACGGTCATTATTCCCACTTCTGCAAGCAGATCTTGTGGCCCGTTTTCCACTACCAGATTCCGGACAACCCAAAGAGCAAGGCCTACGAGGATCACTCATGGAAGTACTACGTAAACGTCAACCAGGCGTTTGCCGACAAGATTGTTAAGAACTGGAAAAAAGGAGACACGGTCTGGATCCACGATTACCACCTCCTCTTGGTCCCTGGAATGATTAGGAAGAAGATTCCCGAAGCCAAGATTGGGTTCTTTCTGCACGTTGCCTTCCCTTCTTCGGAGGTCTTTAGATGTCTAGCTGTTCGCAAGGAGTTGCTTGAAGGCATGCTCGGCGCCAACCTCATTGGATTCCAGATCCGTGAGTACGCCAGACATTTCCTCCAGACTTGCAGCCGCATTCTGAGCGTTGAGGCCACCCCGGATGGTCTTCAGCTCGAGGACCGTTTTGTCGACGTCATCAACCTCCCGATCGGTATTGACCCTGTTAGCCTCAGCCGTCACCGTGGTGAGAGTGAAGTCAAGCGCTGGCTGGACATCATGCGTGAGCGCTATGCAGGCAAGAAGCTCATCGTAGCCCGTGACAAGCTTGACCACGTCCGCGGCGTGCGCCAGAAGCTCCTCTCTTACGAGATGTTCTTGAACATGAACCCTGAGTGGAGGGACAAAGTCGTTCTGATTCAGGTTGCCCTTTCAACAAGCGAAAAGAGCGAGTTGGACGCTACCGTTTCTGACATTGTGACCCGCGTCAACTCTTCGTGGGCCAACTTGGCATATCAACCTGTGGTCTACCTCAAGCAGGACATCGACTACGCCCAGTACCTTGCGTTATTGAGCATTGCTGATGCTCTCATGATCACCAGTCAACGTGAAGGCATGAACCTCACATCCCATGAATACCTTTTCTGCCAGGATGGCAAGTTCAGCGAGAAGAAGCACGGCTCATTGATCCTTTCTGAGTTCACGGGTACTTCCTCGTTGTTCAACGGAAATGAGTTGTCGGTGAACCCTTGGGACTACAGGGCTTGTGCAGATGCCATCAAGAAGGCTCTCGAGATGGAaggcgaggagaaggagcgccGCTGGAAGAACCTATACGAGGCCGTCAACGTTCACACCGGCTCGCATTGGTTCTCAGAGTTTATGCTCCGCCTAGATAAGGTCTACGAGGAGCAACATAGCCGCGATCAGACCGCAGTACCTCGCCTCTCCATGACGACGTTGTTGCAACAATACGAGCGCACTAATCGCCGCCTTTTCATCATTGACTTTGAGGGAACCCTTGTCAGCTGGGGCCCCGTTAATCAAATCATTCCGGTTAGCCCTCAACGCACCCTGGATGTTCTCAACGATCTTCTGCTCGATGAGCGCAACACTATCTATGTTATGTCTGGTAGACGTCCAGAGGAGCTGGACCGTATCTTCCGCCGCGTTACCAACCTCGGCTTGATCGCCGAAAGCGGATGCTATCTCAAGGACTGCGGAAGCAACACCTGGACCGAAATGGCCGATGCCAACAAGATCCGCTCTTGGAAGAGTTCACTCCGGGACATCATGACCTACTACTTGGAGCGTACGCCGGGAGCGGCGATTGAGGAGCGTCGCTGCTCCTTGGTGTTCCACTACAAGTCTGCGGATGATTACGAGACGGCCGCTACACAAGCTTCCGACTTGGCCAGCCACATCAATGACGCATGCGAGGACCAACGCGTTCACGCTATTCCAATGGACGGTTGCGTGCTTGTTGAGCCCATAGATTGGACCAAGAGCACCGCGGCCCAGACGATCTTTGATGATTTGCAGCAACGGATGGGGCCAGATGAGAAGCACAAATCCCCGGTTGACTTCCTCATGGTGGTTGGCGACGGTCGTGACGACGAGAAGGTCTTCAAGTGGGCCAACCAGTTGGGCACTGATGGAACAGTACAGGAGGTGGTGACTGTTAGCCTTGGCAATAGAAACACTGAGGCTAAGGCGACGGTAACCCAGGGCGTTAGTG GCGTTCTCGCAGCTCTCCAGAAGCTATCCCAAGTCGT GGTTCCTGCTGAGCATCAGCGTCGTCGAAGTTCTATAACTATTCCGTCTCTCGTCAATATGTGA
- a CDS encoding branched-chain-amino-acid aminotransferase: protein MANFPPPPVSTIDWSNVGFKVREVNGHIESSYSVKTGKWSPLKFVSDPYLRMHGMAPALNYGQQAYEGLKAFRLPGNDSIAIFRADKNASRMQHSAEYISIPPVPVDLFIDAVKAAVALNAEFVPPHETGAALYIRPQIFGSSAQLGLSPPEEYLFSVFVIPTGVYHGTHPVKALILEEFDRAAPNGTGSAKVGGNYAPVLRWSDKARKEGYDITLHLDSARHEEVDEFSTSGFIGVLRGDGGEDDVTVVVPSSKAVIDSVTSDSIQEIGRSFGWKVEKRPIKYSELPSFSEVMAAGTAAALVPIRSITRRVKTSSPQSLASSTATQEHARVSFNKEAEEETVTYLPDNQEDAGDLCLKLLSQLKGIQLGKIEDKLGWRFAVTEEDGKKAEGAEKARSSEGQGKEAQTVDQMD from the exons ATGGCGaacttccctcctcctccggtcAGCACCATCGACTGGTCCAACGTCGGATTCAAGGTCCGCGAAG TCAACGGTCATATCGAGTCTTCCTACTCCGTCAAGACGGGAAAATGGTCCCCGCTCAAGTTCGTCAGCGACCCCTACTTGCGCATGCACGGTATGGCGCCCGCCCTCAACTACGGCCAGCAAGCGTACGAAGGGCTCAAGGCCTTCCGTCTTCCCGGCAACGACTCGATTGCCATTTTCCGCGCCGACAAGAATGCGAGCCGCATGCAGCACTCGGCCGAGTACATCAGCATTCCGCCCGTGCCGGTCGACTTGTTCATTGACGCCGTGAAAGCGGCCGTGGCTCTCAACGCCGAGTTCGTCCCACCCCACGAGACGGGCGCGGCCCTCTACATCCGCCCTCAGATCTTTGGAAGCTCCGCGCAGCTCGGTCTCAGCCCGCCTGAGGAGTATCTCTTCTCCGTCTTTGTCATCCCTACGGGCGTGTACCATGGTACTCACCCCGTCAAGGCGCTCATCCTGGAGGAGTTTGATCGTGCCGCGCCCAACGGTACCGGTAGCGCCAAGGTTGGTGGCAACTATGCGCCTGTGCTCCGCTGGAGCGACAAGGCCCGCAAGGAAGGGTATGATATCACCCTCCATCTGGATAGTGCGAGGCACGAGGAGGTCGACGAGTTTAGCACCAGTGGGTTCATTGGCGTTCTTCGTGGCGATGGGGGAGAGGATGACGTTACTGTTGTTGTGCCCAGCTCCAAGGCCGTGATTGATAGTGTCACGAGCGACAGTATCCAGGAGATTGGCAGGAGCTTTGGCTGGAAGGTTGAGAAGAGACCG ATCAAGTACTCTGAactcccctccttctccgagGTCATGGCCGCTggtaccgccgccgctctcgTCCCCATTCGCTCAATCACTAGACGCGTTAAGACGTCATCTCCCCAGTCACTCGCTTCCAGCACTGCTACCCAAGAGCACGCTCGTGTCTCCTTCAACAAagaggccgaagaggagACAGTCACATACCTCCCCGATAACCAGGAGGACGCCGGGGACCTTTGCCTCAAGCTGCTCTCCCAGCTTAAGGGAATTCAGCTCGGAAAGATCGAGGATAAGCTCGGCTGGCGCTTTGCGGTTaccgaggaggatggaaagAAGGCAGAGGGTGCGGAGAAGGCTCGTTCTAGTGAGGGTCAGGGCAAGGAGGCGCAGACCGTTGACCAGATGGATTAG
- the hak-1 gene encoding potassium transporter hak-1, with protein MDNDTTAAPKPSSGPTNTTTTIRIEEPSFPPKDTNDPDRARDREPATGVSTGVNFRSRGSSMSSCHRPELVGGVFNPRSIISRGKRPADSRSSHDNGTSQSHLDIEEGDDWRGGYEKKKQVFKGRTLLWLAYQSVGVIYGDIGTSPLYVFSSTFTAPPTHRDLLQVLSVVIWSITILVTFKYIFVILHADNEGEGGTFSCYSLLTRFANITERDPREEVTVRMERHLTNDLKPPTRSLRAKLEGSRFTHVLLKIIGVLAVSMVMSDGVLTPAQSVLGAVQGLSVVKPDISKSTVTGTTCGILVLLFLIQPLGTSKIATTFAPIVIVWLGLNFSFGIYNLVTFDWTVLKAFSPYFAFQFFIEHKTRAWKMLGGVLLSFTGVEALFADLGAFSLHAIQLSWMCYTYPCLLLAYIGQAAYISHHPDAYTNPFFNAAPPGTLYPSLVIAILAAIVASQAMITATFQLISQIMKLSYCPQVKVVHTSQTFHGQIYVPFVNWLLMLGAILVTAVYGDTVKLGNAYGVCVMFVTFFDTCMVTLVSLIVWKLSPFLVFVPWLVFASVDGLYLSAALIKVPEGAWFTLTLSGILTSLFLLWRFGKENQWRAEAEDRFKPSHLIVKDKNEGGRLRLQPVWGGDPLSSLRGFGIFFDKTGVMTPAVFTHYVTKFVAIPEVAVFFHLHPVEAPTVLPEERYAVSHFTAVPGCYRLVIKHGFMDQVISPDLAALIYEQIRRFVVRQATERMRALEKLRTGEDTDCEGEGEQEAAKGETSHRTESSGASGPDGVLLPVELRDEEAAAELARLDRAYASKILYVVGKEQMRIKTGAPIARRFMLSVFLWIRDNTRAKIANLQLATDRLVEVGFVKEI; from the exons atggacAACGACACTACAGCAGCCCCCAAACCAAGCTCGGGTCCCACCAACACAACGACGACCATCAGAATCGAAGAACCATCCTTCCCCCCAAAAGACACCAATGATCCCGACCGAGCCCGAGACCGAGAACCTGCAACCGGTGTCTCAACCGGCGTGAACTTCCGTTCGAGAGGCAGCTCCATGTCCAGTTGCCACCGCCCCGAGCTAGTCGGAGGAGTTTTCAACCCTCGCAGCATCATCTCGCGCGGGAAAAGACCGGCTGATAGTCGCTCTTCGCACGACAATGGCACATCACAGTCGCATCTTGATATCGAAGAGGGAGATGATTGGCGGGGCGGAtatgagaagaagaagcaggtgTTTAAGGGACGAACTTTGCTTTGGTTGGCCTACCAATCTGTTGGTGTGATCTATGGAGATATCGGAACGAG TCCGCTCTACGTGTTCTCGTCAACGTTCACTGCTCCGCCCACCCACAGGGATTTACTCCAAGTTCTCTCGGTTGTCATTTggtccatcaccatcctcgtcaCGTTCAAGTACATCTTTGTCATTCTCCATGCGGATAATGAGGGCGAAGGTGGCACCTTTAGCTGCTATTCGTTGCTTACCAGATTT GCCAACATCACCGAGCGCGACCCGCGAGAAGAAGTGACTGTGCGGATGGAAAGACATCTAACCAACGACCTCAAACCCCCTACCCGCAGTTTGCGCGCCAAACTCGAGGGGAGCCGGTTCACCCACGTTTTGCTCAAAATCATTGGCGTCCTTGCCGTCTCCATGGTCATGTCCGACGGCGTCTTGACCCCGGCTCAGTCGGTCCTCGGAGCCGTCCAGGGATTATCCGTTGTCAAGCCTGATATTTCAAAGTCCACCGTCACCGGCACAACGTGCGGCATCCTGGTCCTTCTGTTTCTGATCCAGCCACTCGGTACATCGAAAATTGCAACCACATTTGCgcccatcgtcatcgtctgGCTAGGGTTAAACTTTTCCTTTGGCATCTACAACCTGGTCACATTTGATTGGACGGTCCTGAAGGCTTTCAGCCCCTACTTTGCCTTTCAGTTCTTTATCGAGCATAAAACGCGCGCTTGGAAGATGCTTGGCGGTGTTCTTCTGTCCTTCACTGGCGTCGAAGCTTTGTTTGCCGACCTAGGAGCCTTTAGTCTTCATGCCATCCAACTGAGCTGGATGTGCTACACCTACCCCTGCTTGCTGTTGGCATATATCGGACAAGCAGCCTACATCAGTCACCACCCGGACGCCTACACGAACCCTTTCTTCAACGCAGCTCCTCCAGGAACCCTGTATCCAAGTCTGGTCATCGCCATTCTTGCTGCCATAGTAGCCAGCCAAGCCATGATTACGGCAACCTTCCAGCTCATCAGTCAGATCATGAAGCTTTCCTACTGTCCGCAAGTCAAAGTGGTGCACACCTCACAGACCTTCCACGGGCAGATATACGTACCCTTTGTGAACTGGCTACTTATGCTCGGCGCAATTCTCGTCACGGCTGTCTACGGCGACACCGTCAAGCTTGGCAATGCCTACGGCGTCTGTGTCATGTTTGTCACCTTCTTCGACACCTGCATGGTCACACTTGTCTCCCTCATTGTGTGGAAGCTCTCGCCCTTCCTGGTGTTTGTTCCCTGGCTGGTCTTTGCCTCCGTCGACGGATTGTATCTCTCCGCGGCCCTGATCAAGGTCCCCGAAGGCGCCTGGTTTACGCTCACGCTTTCCGGTATTCTCACCTCGCTGTTTCTTCTGTGGCGCTTCGGCAAGGAGAACCAGTGGCGGGCCGAGGCCGAAGACCGGTTCAAGCCGTCGCATCTTATTGTCAAGGACAAAAATGAGGGTGGTCGGCTACGGTTGCAGCCAGTATGGGGCGGCGACCCGCTCAGTTCACTTCGCGGGTTTGGCATCTTCTTTGACAAGACAGGCGTGATGACGCCTGCGGTGTTCACGCACTATGTGACCAAGTTTGTCGCGATCCCGGAGGTGGCGGTGTTCTTCCATCTGCATCCAGTTGAGGCGCCGACGGTGTTGCCCGAGGAGCGGTATGCTGTGTCGCATTTCACTGCGGTGCCGGGGTGTTATAGGCTGGTGATCAAGCATGGTTTCATGGATCAGGTGATCAGTCCTGACCTGGCGGCTTTGATCTACGAACAAATCAGGCGGTTTGTAGTGAGACAGGCTACGGAGAGAATGAGAGCGTTAGAGAAGTTGAGGACGGGTGAGGATACGGACtgcgaaggggaaggggaacaGGAGGCCGCAAAGGGGGAGACTTCTCACCGGACAGAATCATCAGGGGCATCGGGTCCTGATGGTGTGCTACTCCCCGTCGAGCTCCGCGATGAAGAGGCGGCGGCAGAATTGGCTCGTCTTGACCGCGCGTATGCTTCCAAGATTCTGTACGTGGTTGGGAAGGAACAGATGCGAATCAAGACGGGTGCACCGATTGCTCGAAGGTTTATGCTGTCGGTGTTCTTGTGGATCAGGGACAACACGCGGGCAAAGATTGCGAATCTGCAGTTGGCGACGGACCGTCTGGTTGAGGTAGGCTTCGTCAAGGAGATTTGA